In Trifolium pratense cultivar HEN17-A07 linkage group LG7, ARS_RC_1.1, whole genome shotgun sequence, a genomic segment contains:
- the LOC123893629 gene encoding E3 ubiquitin-protein ligase WAV3 has protein sequence MGTGWRRAFCTRDPESTISDNNNNNNNNGVSSPSSSPSPRSCVRLSFLSGGSSNPSTPRLHQSQPVSSPSLRCRTITEAASQITNDSPRFHSKNNTPRATKSPRPNQTSNPSSPRSPLKLSLFKNSFKFRSSCGICLNSVKTGQGMAIYTAECAHAFHFPCIAAHVRNHATLVCPVCNATWKDVPLLAAHKNLAATKSNEISNASDKIQTEIPSPVFRTKSLDQSQQQKHSESMRSYDDDEPLISPTSGGGRINTIPEADENAEEEEDDDNVEFQGFFVNTKSSSTNKSYSDDKQSGDADSRTVQVKLMPECAVVSISRTHETYALVLKVKAPPPLRGGSSTLDPSRRAPIDLVTVLDVGGSMSSAKLHMLKRAMRLVISSLGPADRLSIVAFSAISKRLLPLRRMTAQGQRLARRIVDRLVTGEGNNSVSEALRKATSVLEDRRERNPVASVMLLSDGQDEKVNNNNKQNQRKTWSHASSTRFAHIEIPVHAFGFGNKSGYSHEPGEDAFAKCVGGLLSVVVQDLRVQLGFQSDSARAEISAIYSCSGRPTLLSLGAVRLGDLYAEEERELLVEMRVPASALGNGTHHVMTVRCLYKDPASQEIVYGREQGLMVQLPQHQSQTVRSSSGMRIERLRNLFITTRAIAESRRLLDHNNDFTSAHHLLASARALLIQSGSASAEQYVRGLEAELAELHWRRQQEQVQVEVQQHQLMQRRRGGENLVDENGEPLTPTSAWRAAEKLAKMAMVKKSLNKVSDLHGFENARF, from the exons ATGGGTACTGGTTGGAGAAGAGCCTTTTGTACACGAGATCCTGAATCTACCATATCagataataacaacaacaacaacaacaatggaGTCTCAAGCCCAAGTTCAAGCCCAAGCCCAAGAAGCTGTGTTCGATTGAGTTTTCTTTCTGGAGGTAGTAGTAATCCTTCAACTCCACGTTTGCATCAATCTCAACCAGTTTCAAGTCCAAGCTTGCGTTGTCGTACAATAACTGAAGCAGCTTCTCAAATTACAAATGATAGTCCCAGATTTCATAGCAAAAACAACACTCCAAGAGCAACTAAATCTCCTAGACCAAATCAAACATCAAATCCTTCTTCTCCTCGCTCTCCTTTGAAGTTATCCCTCTTCAAAAACAGCTTCAAATTCAGG AGTAGCTGTGGAATCTGTTTGAATAGTGTGAAAACGGGACAGGGAATGGCGATATACACAGCAGAATGTGCACATGCTTTTCATTTCCCGTGTATAGCAGCACATGTACGCAACCATGCTACTCTCGTTTGCCCTGTTTGCAACGCTACATGGAAAGACGTTCCTCTACTAGCGGCGCACAAGAATCTCGCAGCTACAAAATCCAACGAAATCTCCAATGCAAGTGACAAAATTCAAACGGAAATTCCCTCTCCGGTTTTCAGAACCAAAAGCTTGGATCAGTCTCAACAACAAAAGCATTCTGAATCAATGAGATCTTACGACGATGATGAACCACTCATTTCTCCGACTTCCGGTGGTGGAAGGATTAACACTATTCCTGAAGCAGATGAAAATGCTGAAGAGGAAGAAGACGATGACAACGTTGAGTTTCAAGGATTTTTCGTCAACACAAAATCTTCCTCAACTAACAAATCCTACTCTGACGATAAACAATCCGGTGATGCAGATTCAAGAACTGTTCAGGTGAAGCTAATGCCGGAGTGTGCAGTGGTATCAATTTCCAGAACGCACGAAACATACGCTTTGGTTTTAAAAGTAAAAGCACCACCGCCTCTCCGCGGCGGAAGCAGCACTCTAGATCCTTCCCGGCGAGCACCGATAGATCTCGTTACAGTTCTCGATGTTGGTGGAAGCATGAGCAGTGCAAAGCTTCACATGCTAAAACGCGCGATGCGTTTGGTTATTTCATCTCTTGGTCCAGCTGATAGGCTTTCTATCGTTGCTTTTTCTGCTATTTCCAAACGACTCTTACCGTTAAGAAGAATGACGGCACAGGGTCAACGTTTGGCTCGGCGTATCGTTGACCGTCTTGTTACCGGTGAAGGAAACAACAGCGTTAGTGAAGCTTTGAGAAAAGCAACAAGTGTGTTAGAAGATCGGAGAGAAAGAAACCCGGTTGCAAGTGTCATGTTATTATCCGACGGTCAAGATGAGAAGGTtaacaacaataacaaacaaaatcaaCGAAAGACATGGAGCCACGCGTCATCGACCCGGTTCGCGCATATTGAAATTCCGGTTCATGCGTTTGGGTTTGGTAATAAAAGCGGTTACAGTCATGAACCGGGTGAGGATGCGTTTGCAAAGTGTGTTGGTGGGCTTTTGAGCGTTGTTGTTCAAGACTTAAGAGTTCAATTGGGCTTTCAATCTGATTCGGCCCGGGCCGAAATTAGTGCTATCTATTCATGCAGTGGAAGGCCCACGCTGTTAAGCTTAGGAGCCGTACGGCTCGGCGATTTATACGCCGAAGAAGAAAGAGAACTATTGGTGGAGATGAGAGTTCCAGCGTCAGCATTGGGGAATGGGACCCACCATGTGATGACGGTAAGGTGTCTTTATAAAGACCCAGCAAGTCAAGAGATAGTATACGGTAGAGAACAGGGACTTATGGTACAACTACCTCAGCATCAATCTCAGACCGTACGATCATCATCAGGAATGAGGATCGAACGGTTGAGGAATCTTTTCATAACTACACGAGCCATAGCTGAATCAAGGAGGCTTCTAGATCATAACAATGACTTCACCAGCGCTCATCATTTACTAGCTTCAGCTCGTGCGCTTTTGATTCAATCTGGCTCAGCTTCAGCTGAACAATATGTACGTGGCTTGGAAGCTGAACTTGCAGAGCTACATTGGAGGAGACAACAAGAACAGGTTCAAGTTGAAGTTCAGCAACATCAATTGATGCAAAGGAGAAGAGGGGGTGAGAATTTGGTGGATGAAAATGGTGAGCCGCTTACACCAACATCGGCTTGGAGAGCAGCTGAGAAGCTGGCTAAGATGGCTATGGTCAAGAAGTCTTTAAATAAAGTCAGCGACTTACACGGCTTTGAAAATGCTaggttttaa